One Natrinema marinum genomic window carries:
- a CDS encoding CopG family ribbon-helix-helix protein, whose translation MRTSLNVPDEVLEEFDRIWREQGIDNRSRAVREAMQEYIEAHSRLEETTGEIVALVGFDYRHHDVIGELHAVQHEYQGVILNTSHTHQGEWCLESLFCRGPAERVRDLTNRLRDFDGVRRVKVMVIRDEGV comes from the coding sequence ATGCGAACGTCGCTCAACGTTCCGGACGAGGTCCTCGAGGAGTTCGACCGGATCTGGCGCGAGCAGGGCATCGACAACCGCTCTCGAGCGGTCAGGGAGGCGATGCAGGAGTACATCGAGGCCCACTCACGCCTCGAGGAGACGACCGGCGAGATCGTCGCGCTCGTCGGCTTCGATTACCGTCACCACGACGTGATCGGGGAACTCCACGCCGTCCAGCACGAATATCAGGGCGTGATCCTCAACACGAGCCACACCCATCAGGGCGAGTGGTGTCTCGAGTCGCTGTTCTGTCGCGGGCCGGCCGAACGGGTCCGGGACCTCACCAATAGACTTCGCGACTTCGACGGCGTCCGCCGCGTGAAGGTCATGGTCATCCGCGACGAAGGGGTCTGA
- a CDS encoding glycosyltransferase family 2 protein, with protein MELSVVVSTLNNREQLLSCLDALAERTPPSTEIIVVNGPSSDGTTGVVRERDDVDVLIEISERNAGVSRNAGLEQATGEVVAFLDGEYTIDHSWYGAIDEEIGDGTNIVTGPVTGGPGGTDLRSPERVSGRTVTRFHGDNVAFERPVLETLDGFDEYLEGAGERDCAHRAAHLGYEVSWDAAMAARCEVGTDGGRADPDWGETYRSMAYRLAKNYGPRPSIVVRTGNSAVRDGVAAARRLVSGEATPTDWFSDGTDVSKNVARGLWDGIRARYADRSKRRNPNGLSARHDRAVQIYDRR; from the coding sequence ATGGAGCTCTCGGTAGTCGTGTCGACGCTCAACAACCGGGAGCAGTTGCTGTCGTGTCTCGACGCCCTCGCGGAACGAACGCCGCCGTCGACGGAGATCATCGTCGTCAACGGTCCCTCCTCTGACGGGACGACCGGAGTGGTGCGCGAACGCGACGACGTCGACGTCCTCATCGAGATCTCCGAGCGAAACGCCGGCGTCTCCCGAAACGCCGGCCTCGAGCAGGCCACGGGCGAGGTCGTCGCCTTCCTCGATGGCGAGTACACGATCGACCACAGCTGGTATGGGGCCATCGACGAGGAGATCGGCGATGGGACGAACATCGTCACCGGCCCCGTCACCGGCGGCCCCGGCGGGACCGACCTGCGGTCGCCCGAACGGGTCAGCGGCCGAACGGTAACGCGGTTTCACGGCGACAACGTCGCCTTCGAGCGACCGGTCCTCGAGACCTTAGACGGGTTCGACGAGTACCTCGAGGGAGCCGGCGAGCGCGACTGTGCCCACCGTGCGGCTCATCTCGGCTACGAGGTGTCGTGGGACGCGGCGATGGCCGCCCGGTGTGAGGTCGGAACCGACGGCGGCCGGGCGGATCCCGACTGGGGAGAGACCTATCGGTCGATGGCGTACCGGCTCGCGAAAAACTACGGGCCGCGACCGAGCATTGTCGTCCGGACCGGGAACAGCGCCGTCCGAGACGGTGTCGCCGCCGCTCGCCGGCTCGTCTCGGGCGAAGCGACGCCGACTGACTGGTTCTCCGACGGCACCGACGTGAGCAAAAACGTCGCACGCGGGTTGTGGGACGGGATTCGCGCCAGATACGCCGACCGCTCGAAACGACGCAACCCGAACGGGCTCTCGGCGCGCCACGATCGGGCGGTCCAGATCTACGACCGTCGGTGA
- a CDS encoding TRAM domain-containing protein gives MEISDKLLCLFSTDVSEEEDRYVIEVPRQEVETGDIDPGEVYRVALISRDETASDDETAAASQPATAPSEPQPPVDVGETRYVEIEDIGKQGDGIARVERGYVIIVPGADVGERVKIEVTEVKSNFAVGEIIEDTF, from the coding sequence GTGGAAATCTCTGACAAACTGCTGTGTCTGTTCAGTACGGACGTTTCGGAGGAGGAGGATCGGTACGTCATCGAAGTCCCGCGTCAGGAAGTCGAGACCGGCGACATCGACCCGGGGGAGGTCTACCGCGTCGCGCTCATCTCGCGCGATGAGACCGCCAGCGACGACGAGACCGCGGCGGCCAGCCAGCCGGCGACCGCGCCGTCGGAGCCCCAGCCGCCGGTCGACGTGGGCGAAACGCGGTACGTCGAGATCGAGGACATCGGCAAACAGGGCGACGGCATCGCCCGCGTCGAGCGCGGCTACGTCATCATCGTCCCCGGTGCCGACGTCGGCGAGCGCGTCAAGATCGAAGTCACCGAAGTCAAATCGAACTTCGCCGTCGGCGAGATCATCGAGGATACCTTTTAA
- a CDS encoding SIMPL domain-containing protein, whose product MDRRQFLAASTVGLAAAVAGCAGSPLSTDGGDSDGNGTQSADRGEITVSADGAVEAQPDRAIVSVGVEAGGESAEAVTDELATGAERLRAAFDELGIADENVEEGQYRISPVRRRTGESAGFEGTHSFEVTLTDVDRVGEVIDAAVAAGADDVGYVNFTLQQETRAELRKDAIDAALANADAEAAHIADNRGVSLAGTTAVTTGGVQVHPVRQEAVTSGDAAGGAPPTEIDADPVSVSASVTVTYAFAE is encoded by the coding sequence ATGGATCGACGACAGTTCCTCGCGGCATCGACGGTCGGACTCGCGGCCGCGGTGGCGGGCTGTGCGGGAAGCCCGCTCAGTACTGACGGTGGCGATTCGGACGGGAACGGCACTCAGAGCGCCGATCGAGGCGAGATCACGGTCAGCGCCGACGGCGCAGTCGAAGCGCAACCGGATCGGGCGATCGTCAGCGTCGGCGTCGAGGCCGGCGGCGAGAGCGCCGAGGCCGTCACCGACGAACTGGCGACGGGAGCCGAACGGCTCCGCGCGGCGTTCGACGAACTGGGGATTGCCGACGAAAACGTCGAGGAGGGCCAGTACCGGATCTCCCCGGTCCGCAGGCGAACCGGCGAGTCGGCGGGGTTCGAAGGAACCCACTCGTTCGAGGTGACGCTGACCGACGTGGACCGCGTCGGCGAGGTCATCGACGCGGCGGTCGCCGCGGGCGCGGACGACGTGGGCTACGTGAACTTCACCCTCCAGCAGGAGACGCGCGCCGAACTCCGAAAGGACGCGATCGACGCGGCGCTGGCAAACGCCGACGCGGAGGCAGCCCACATCGCCGACAACCGCGGCGTCAGCCTCGCGGGGACGACGGCCGTCACGACCGGCGGCGTGCAGGTCCACCCGGTCCGACAGGAGGCCGTGACGAGCGGCGACGCGGCCGGCGGCGCGCCGCCGACGGAGATCGACGCCGACCCCGTCAGCGTCAGCGCCAGCGTGACCGTCACGTACGCGTTCGCCGAGTGA
- a CDS encoding class I SAM-dependent methyltransferase: MKGQEWYQADDVAEEYDDKRFSRGGQLIDRREKEAVLEAIMPVEDRSILEIACGTGRFTLMLAHQGADVVGLDISAAMLQQGRRKARNAETEGTLEFLRGDAGRLPFPDDHFDTVVAMRFFHLADDPEAFLREMRRVSREQIVFDTFNRFSSRSVYNWALPMGSRLYSKSEVAVLLAKTELRLEDVEDDFLLPYGLYRSIPNGLASPLRRLDESVGELPVTDHFASVSYWNARVR; the protein is encoded by the coding sequence GTGAAAGGACAGGAGTGGTACCAAGCCGACGACGTCGCCGAGGAATACGATGATAAGCGGTTCTCTCGGGGCGGACAGCTGATCGACCGCCGGGAGAAAGAGGCCGTCCTCGAGGCGATCATGCCCGTCGAGGACCGGTCGATCCTCGAGATCGCCTGTGGTACCGGGCGGTTTACCCTCATGCTCGCCCACCAGGGGGCCGACGTCGTCGGGCTGGACATCTCGGCGGCGATGTTACAGCAGGGACGGCGGAAGGCGCGAAACGCCGAGACGGAGGGGACACTCGAGTTCCTCCGCGGCGACGCGGGTCGACTCCCGTTTCCGGACGATCACTTCGATACCGTCGTCGCGATGCGGTTTTTCCACCTCGCGGACGATCCGGAGGCGTTCCTGCGGGAGATGCGACGCGTCTCGCGGGAGCAGATCGTCTTCGACACGTTCAATCGCTTCTCGTCGCGCAGCGTCTACAACTGGGCGCTCCCGATGGGGTCGCGACTGTATTCGAAGAGCGAAGTGGCCGTTTTGCTCGCGAAGACGGAGCTGCGACTCGAGGACGTCGAAGACGACTTCCTCCTGCCGTACGGCCTCTACCGATCGATCCCCAACGGGCTGGCGTCCCCGCTACGGCGGCTCGACGAATCGGTCGGGGAACTCCCGGTCACCGACCACTTCGCGTCGGTGTCGTACTGGAACGCGCGCGTCCGCTGA
- a CDS encoding enoyl-CoA hydratase/isomerase family protein translates to MESVGSGLAAIEWHDHRADVYLSRPDKRNAMTVPLMRDLIEAFERVDANDDVRAATLLGEGPVFSAGMDLNMMRGRVEPDSETDRDVFPEVLNTIEDLRQPVVAGIKRAAPAGAFELTLPCDFRVIGRDATYGLLEIKLGTFPHGGGTQRLPRLVGLSKAKEIVLTGDWVDPEDAADMGLVHEVVDADAVDERTKAFADNLCENAPLGLRNGKQALNAALDMPLEQGLEYERQLGHELDDTHDYREGFEARLEDREPEFRGE, encoded by the coding sequence ATGGAATCCGTTGGTAGTGGACTCGCAGCGATCGAGTGGCACGATCACCGCGCCGATGTCTACCTCTCGAGACCGGACAAGCGCAACGCGATGACCGTCCCGCTCATGCGGGATCTGATCGAGGCCTTCGAGCGAGTCGACGCGAACGACGACGTCCGCGCGGCGACCTTGCTGGGCGAAGGCCCCGTCTTCTCCGCCGGGATGGACCTGAACATGATGCGCGGCCGCGTCGAACCCGACTCCGAGACCGACCGCGACGTCTTCCCCGAGGTTCTGAACACGATCGAGGACCTCCGCCAGCCGGTCGTCGCCGGTATCAAGCGGGCCGCGCCCGCGGGCGCGTTCGAACTCACGCTCCCCTGTGACTTCCGCGTGATCGGCCGCGACGCGACGTACGGCCTGCTCGAGATCAAACTCGGCACCTTCCCCCACGGCGGTGGCACCCAGCGCCTGCCCCGTCTGGTCGGGCTCTCGAAGGCCAAAGAGATCGTCCTGACCGGCGACTGGGTCGATCCCGAAGACGCCGCCGACATGGGGCTGGTCCACGAGGTCGTCGACGCCGACGCGGTCGACGAGCGGACGAAAGCGTTCGCCGACAATCTCTGTGAGAACGCGCCGCTCGGCCTTCGCAACGGGAAACAGGCGCTCAACGCCGCCCTCGACATGCCGTTAGAGCAGGGTCTGGAGTACGAACGCCAACTCGGTCACGAACTCGACGACACCCACGACTACCGAGAAGGGTTCGAGGCGCGACTCGAGGACAGGGAGCCGGAGTTCCGCGGCGAGTGA
- the cysK gene encoding cysteine synthase A, with protein sequence MDSSLESAADIDAAERVDELIGETPLLRLDAFADNCFGKVEAANPYSVKDRIARSIVDAAERAGALEPGGTVVESTSGNTGIGLAAVSAARGYDCVLTMPASMSVERRKLLRALGADLELTPAEDGMGGANERAAELAAEREDAILASQFENEANPAAHRETTGPEIWAATDGAVDAVVAGVGTGGTITGVSEYVKEEQGKTDLTSVAVEPAESPTLSERSSEGHDIQGIGPGFVPDILRTELVDEVRAVEASEAKDAARKLGRSEGLLVGISSGAALAAGAEYATEHPDELVVVVLPDTGERYLSTDLYEFE encoded by the coding sequence ATGGACTCGAGTCTCGAATCCGCGGCCGACATCGACGCCGCCGAGCGCGTCGACGAACTGATCGGCGAGACGCCCTTGCTGCGACTGGACGCCTTCGCCGACAACTGCTTCGGGAAGGTCGAGGCGGCGAACCCCTACTCGGTCAAAGACCGGATCGCCCGCTCGATCGTCGACGCCGCCGAGCGCGCGGGCGCGCTCGAACCCGGCGGCACCGTCGTCGAATCGACCAGCGGCAACACGGGGATCGGGCTCGCAGCGGTGTCCGCCGCGCGGGGGTACGACTGCGTGCTGACGATGCCGGCATCCATGTCCGTCGAGCGCCGGAAGCTCCTGCGGGCGCTGGGGGCCGACCTCGAGCTCACCCCTGCCGAGGACGGGATGGGCGGGGCCAACGAGCGTGCCGCCGAACTCGCCGCCGAGCGCGAGGACGCGATCCTGGCCAGCCAGTTCGAGAACGAGGCAAACCCGGCGGCCCATCGGGAGACGACGGGCCCGGAGATCTGGGCGGCCACCGACGGCGCGGTCGACGCGGTCGTCGCGGGCGTCGGCACCGGCGGGACGATCACCGGCGTCTCGGAGTACGTCAAAGAGGAGCAGGGAAAGACCGACCTCACGTCCGTCGCGGTCGAGCCCGCCGAGTCGCCGACCCTCTCGGAACGCAGTTCCGAGGGCCACGACATTCAGGGCATCGGCCCCGGGTTCGTTCCCGATATCCTCCGGACCGAACTCGTCGACGAGGTTCGCGCCGTCGAGGCGAGCGAAGCCAAAGACGCGGCCCGGAAGCTGGGCCGCAGCGAGGGGCTGCTGGTCGGCATTTCCTCGGGTGCGGCGCTGGCCGCCGGTGCCGAGTACGCGACCGAGCACCCGGACGAACTGGTCGTCGTCGTCCTCCCCGACACCGGTGAGCGCTACCTCTCGACCGACCTCTACGAGTTCGAGTAG
- a CDS encoding YkgJ family cysteine cluster protein, with translation MQSLEAELETARQLAIDDLADAIESIGFDCTRCGACCKADAEDDHTATVFPDEVRTLEASDEYDGDYDWRDIARPMPYGLSETANGGLEGETFEWALQTDDCGDCTFYEEDESGTGACTVHDDRPLICRTYPFSVALAGTSQPMGEAVDEAGVVRAHECEGLGRDISRDDAEELARALKARAVRELEEAIAVRDEYEPADPDPGEVVVHDSEGAKRVDGTPLEE, from the coding sequence GTGCAATCGCTCGAGGCCGAACTGGAAACCGCCCGCCAGCTCGCGATCGACGACCTCGCGGACGCGATCGAGTCGATCGGCTTCGACTGTACCCGCTGTGGGGCCTGTTGCAAGGCCGACGCCGAGGACGACCACACGGCGACGGTGTTTCCGGACGAAGTGCGCACGCTGGAGGCGAGCGACGAATACGACGGCGACTACGACTGGCGCGATATCGCTCGTCCCATGCCCTACGGACTCTCGGAGACCGCCAACGGCGGGCTCGAGGGCGAGACCTTCGAGTGGGCGCTCCAGACCGACGATTGTGGCGACTGTACCTTCTACGAAGAAGACGAGTCGGGCACCGGTGCGTGTACCGTCCACGACGACCGTCCGCTGATCTGTCGGACCTACCCGTTCAGCGTCGCGCTCGCGGGCACCAGCCAGCCGATGGGCGAAGCCGTCGATGAAGCCGGCGTGGTCCGCGCCCACGAATGCGAGGGCCTCGGCCGCGACATCTCCAGAGACGACGCCGAGGAGCTGGCTCGAGCGCTCAAAGCGCGAGCGGTGCGGGAACTCGAGGAAGCGATCGCGGTCCGCGACGAGTACGAGCCCGCCGATCCCGATCCCGGCGAGGTCGTCGTCCACGACTCCGAAGGCGCGAAACGGGTCGACGGAACGCCGCTCGAGGAGTGA
- a CDS encoding radical SAM protein, protein MTDPETLSVTIVDGYVDEPAHFGVPPYISTYPRYTAGALVDAGVPRERITYHTIDGLRDEPDRWRAVDEADLLIYLGGMTVPGKYVGGTPAEPDEVRKLAWTANGTSLMGGPVKFGVGEENAGATETERQDLDFDFVAKGDVEAAVFNLVESGLEGFNNRMRDIEEVSRWAQAGAFIVEQHPNHPDHLIAELETSRGCAYRCSFCTEPLYGNPEFRPPPTVVGEVDALSDYGVKHFRLGRQADILAYGGDGEAPNPDALRQLYGGIREVAPDLETLHLDNMNPITIVEWPEASREGIRIIAEHNTPGDTAAFGLESADPVVQEENNLNVTAEECFEAVRIVNEEAGWRPGEDPEDAPTFGDDAPRRLPKLLPGINLLHGLKGEREETYERNRQFLERVYDEGYMLRRINIRQVMAFDGTDMSDTGAEIANEHKKLFKRYKQRVREEIDNPMLERVAPPGTVLPNVHLEYHQDGKTFGRQLGTYPLLVGIPGERELGETIDAAVVDHGYRSVTGVPYPLDLNAASMDELTAIPGIGDRTAGDIVINRPYESVGDADLETGFDLSQFVTTRPLERAD, encoded by the coding sequence ATGACCGACCCCGAGACGCTGTCCGTGACGATCGTCGACGGTTACGTCGACGAGCCGGCACACTTCGGGGTGCCGCCGTACATCTCGACGTACCCGCGGTACACGGCCGGGGCGCTCGTCGACGCGGGCGTTCCACGCGAGCGTATCACCTATCACACCATCGACGGTCTCCGCGACGAACCCGACCGGTGGCGGGCCGTCGACGAGGCCGATCTCCTGATCTACCTCGGCGGGATGACCGTCCCCGGCAAGTACGTCGGCGGCACGCCCGCCGAACCCGACGAAGTCCGCAAACTCGCCTGGACCGCCAACGGGACGAGCCTGATGGGCGGCCCCGTCAAGTTCGGCGTCGGCGAGGAAAACGCCGGCGCGACCGAGACCGAACGCCAGGATCTGGACTTCGATTTCGTCGCGAAAGGCGACGTCGAGGCCGCCGTCTTCAACCTCGTCGAGAGCGGCCTCGAGGGCTTCAACAACCGGATGCGCGACATCGAGGAGGTCTCACGGTGGGCACAGGCGGGCGCCTTCATCGTCGAGCAGCATCCGAATCATCCGGACCACCTCATCGCGGAACTCGAGACCTCGCGGGGCTGTGCCTACCGGTGTTCGTTCTGTACGGAGCCGCTGTACGGCAACCCCGAGTTTCGCCCGCCGCCGACCGTCGTCGGCGAGGTCGACGCGCTCTCCGATTACGGCGTGAAACACTTCCGGCTCGGCCGGCAGGCCGACATCCTCGCCTACGGCGGCGACGGCGAAGCGCCGAATCCGGACGCCTTGCGCCAACTCTACGGCGGCATCCGCGAGGTCGCGCCCGACCTCGAAACGCTGCACCTCGACAACATGAACCCCATCACGATCGTCGAGTGGCCCGAAGCCAGCCGCGAGGGGATCCGGATCATTGCCGAGCACAACACGCCGGGCGACACGGCCGCGTTCGGCCTCGAGTCCGCCGATCCGGTCGTCCAGGAGGAGAACAACCTCAACGTCACCGCCGAAGAGTGTTTCGAGGCGGTCCGGATCGTCAACGAGGAAGCAGGGTGGCGTCCCGGGGAGGATCCCGAGGACGCCCCGACCTTCGGCGACGACGCCCCGCGCCGGCTCCCCAAACTCCTGCCTGGCATCAACCTCCTGCACGGGCTCAAGGGCGAGCGCGAGGAGACCTACGAGCGCAACCGGCAGTTCCTCGAGCGGGTCTACGACGAGGGCTACATGCTCCGCCGCATCAACATCCGGCAGGTGATGGCCTTCGACGGCACCGACATGAGCGATACGGGAGCGGAGATCGCAAACGAGCACAAGAAGCTGTTCAAACGCTACAAGCAACGGGTCCGCGAGGAGATCGACAACCCGATGCTCGAGCGAGTCGCACCCCCCGGAACCGTCCTACCGAACGTCCACCTCGAGTACCACCAGGACGGCAAGACCTTCGGCCGCCAACTCGGCACCTACCCGCTGCTGGTCGGCATCCCGGGCGAGCGCGAACTCGGGGAGACGATCGACGCGGCGGTCGTCGACCACGGCTACCGCTCGGTCACCGGCGTCCCCTACCCGCTCGATCTCAACGCGGCTTCGATGGACGAACTCACCGCCATCCCGGGTATCGGCGACCGCACCGCGGGCGACATCGTCATCAACCGCCCCTACGAGTCCGTCGGCGACGCCGACCTCGAGACGGGGTTCGACCTCTCGCAGTTCGTCACGACGCGGCCGCTCGAGCGCGCAGACTGA
- a CDS encoding MarR family transcriptional regulator — protein sequence MSTSTAEDRGAAAEETLSEDEYRDRLRDLPPSAKLVAKVLETDSPLSQGQLAEESLLPDRTVRYALNRLEDVGLVGSRYSFRDARKQVYFLKH from the coding sequence ATGAGCACGAGTACAGCCGAGGACCGTGGTGCTGCCGCCGAAGAAACACTTTCCGAGGACGAATACCGCGACCGCCTCCGCGATCTGCCACCGAGCGCGAAGCTCGTCGCGAAAGTGCTGGAGACCGATTCGCCGCTCTCACAGGGACAGCTCGCCGAAGAATCGCTGCTTCCCGACCGGACCGTTCGCTACGCGCTCAACCGGCTCGAGGATGTCGGCCTCGTCGGCTCGCGATACAGTTTCCGTGACGCCCGGAAACAGGTGTACTTCCTCAAGCACTGA
- a CDS encoding ABC transporter substrate-binding protein yields the protein MDTTRQFGSSRRTFVTAGIAAGGAALAGCIGDTGSENGNGSGDGSYTVSMAPMGEMEFDAVPEDAFVTFTQYADMAVALGHGDAVSTLFAPEMSGTTMNKFYERLPGVSFDWEGLENPLENGVTKEQLYGAESDVHFLDPSYVLTTQNDWDASDIEEIADTVAPWVGSYHSGVHSEPADAYADSYEYYTLWELFEKVAAVFQERERYEALRGVYEDTLSRIESDLPPEDERPTVARVTLGDGVFYSYHLNTPGFWQAETRPLGARDALADVEWSGDWGTVSYETMLEADPDVVLHLWGITSSYAIGDIRQRLESHAAGSELAAVQNDRVVASGMRYQGPIMNLFQLEMTAKQLYPEQFGTWPGYESGQPYPEIPEDERLFDRERVANVVSGAATDGQ from the coding sequence ATGGATACGACACGGCAGTTCGGCTCGAGTCGGCGAACGTTCGTGACGGCAGGGATCGCAGCCGGAGGAGCGGCGCTGGCCGGCTGTATCGGCGACACCGGCTCGGAGAACGGAAACGGGAGTGGAGACGGCTCGTACACGGTGTCGATGGCACCGATGGGGGAGATGGAGTTCGACGCCGTCCCCGAGGACGCCTTCGTCACGTTCACGCAGTACGCGGACATGGCGGTCGCGCTCGGTCACGGTGACGCGGTGAGCACGCTCTTCGCCCCCGAGATGTCGGGGACGACGATGAACAAGTTTTACGAGCGGCTCCCGGGCGTCTCCTTCGACTGGGAGGGACTCGAGAACCCGCTCGAGAACGGCGTGACCAAGGAGCAACTCTACGGCGCGGAGAGCGACGTGCACTTCCTCGACCCGTCGTACGTGCTGACGACCCAGAACGACTGGGACGCCTCGGACATCGAAGAGATCGCCGACACGGTCGCGCCGTGGGTCGGCAGCTATCACAGCGGCGTCCACAGCGAGCCCGCCGACGCGTACGCCGACAGCTACGAGTACTACACGCTCTGGGAGCTCTTCGAAAAGGTCGCGGCCGTCTTCCAGGAGCGGGAGCGCTACGAGGCGCTCCGGGGGGTCTACGAGGACACCCTGTCCCGGATCGAGTCGGACCTGCCGCCCGAAGACGAGCGGCCGACGGTCGCCCGCGTCACGCTGGGCGACGGCGTATTCTACTCCTATCACCTCAACACGCCGGGCTTCTGGCAGGCCGAGACGCGACCGCTCGGCGCACGCGACGCGCTCGCCGACGTGGAGTGGTCGGGCGACTGGGGCACCGTCAGCTACGAGACGATGCTCGAGGCCGACCCGGACGTCGTCCTCCACCTCTGGGGGATCACCTCGAGCTACGCCATCGGGGACATCCGCCAGCGTCTCGAGTCCCACGCCGCCGGCAGCGAACTCGCGGCGGTACAAAACGATCGCGTCGTCGCCAGCGGGATGCGCTACCAGGGACCGATCATGAACCTGTTCCAGCTCGAGATGACCGCCAAGCAGCTCTACCCCGAGCAGTTCGGCACGTGGCCGGGCTACGAATCCGGCCAGCCCTATCCGGAGATTCCGGAAGACGAACGCCTGTTCGACCGCGAGCGGGTCGCGAACGTCGTCAGCGGAGCAGCTACCGATGGGCAGTGA
- a CDS encoding NAD(P)/FAD-dependent oxidoreductase → MGSENAAFDADTDRDAAVAVVGGGPAGCSAGVYTARAGLETVLFDRGPSSLRRCASLENYLGFPAIDPETFLALARDHADTAGCRIEDDLIESVTALEGGGFRLEPQESDPVTARFVIAATKYDGSYLRGLDEDAMFVAEGADDADERFDRDYPDADGRTPVDGLYVAGPLAGCGDQAIIAAGHGASVARTLLRELREDEGYWGRFATHYDWRRKAENRRDEWADPERWVELFEGAAADDREPETVRRLAETYAADRDAAYVDSATATERAERGQRRLAAALDDDVLLEAVDDEAIRERAVALERSGSAADR, encoded by the coding sequence ATGGGCAGTGAGAACGCCGCGTTCGACGCCGACACGGACCGCGACGCCGCGGTCGCCGTCGTCGGCGGCGGCCCCGCCGGCTGTTCGGCCGGCGTCTACACCGCCCGCGCGGGCCTCGAGACCGTCCTCTTCGATCGCGGGCCGTCCTCGCTGCGTCGGTGTGCCTCCCTCGAGAACTACCTCGGCTTCCCCGCGATCGACCCCGAGACCTTCCTCGCGTTGGCGCGAGACCACGCCGACACCGCGGGCTGTCGGATCGAGGACGATCTGATCGAGTCGGTAACGGCGCTCGAGGGCGGGGGCTTTCGGCTCGAGCCACAGGAAAGCGATCCCGTCACGGCCCGGTTCGTGATCGCCGCGACGAAGTACGACGGCTCGTATCTCCGCGGGCTCGACGAGGACGCGATGTTCGTCGCCGAGGGGGCCGACGACGCCGACGAGCGGTTCGACCGCGACTATCCCGACGCCGACGGTCGCACGCCCGTCGACGGGCTCTACGTCGCCGGGCCGCTCGCGGGCTGTGGCGATCAGGCGATCATCGCGGCCGGCCACGGTGCGTCGGTTGCCCGCACGCTGCTCCGGGAGTTGCGCGAGGACGAGGGCTACTGGGGCCGCTTTGCCACCCACTACGACTGGCGGCGCAAAGCCGAAAACCGTCGAGACGAGTGGGCCGATCCCGAACGATGGGTCGAGCTGTTCGAGGGAGCAGCAGCCGACGATCGCGAGCCCGAGACGGTCCGCCGCCTGGCCGAAACCTACGCCGCGGACCGCGACGCGGCCTACGTCGATTCGGCGACCGCGACCGAGCGCGCCGAACGGGGACAACGGCGGCTCGCGGCCGCGCTCGACGACGACGTGCTGCTCGAGGCCGTCGACGACGAGGCGATCCGGGAACGGGCTGTGGCACTCGAGCGGTCCGGATCCGCGGCTGACCGGTAA
- a CDS encoding MBL fold metallo-hydrolase: MHVSRCVVPVATRAPSGDTNAYLLRATSGSSPTDERRRSESETGPAILVDPAARTDDLDRLVADHAVEHVLVTHTHPDHVGAVDAYADETDATVWARYGRTDRFRDATGREPDRTFAPGTTVPLGDDRVRVLDAPGHAPDHVALEVGRGGPIVCGDCAVREGSVVVGAPEGDMRAYVTTLRRLWARNPPALHPGHGPEIDAPREALERLLAHRDEREERVVAAVRDGAETLDGVLDAAYKKDLSGVRDLARATVVAHLEKLAVEGRVAWDGERATPPADD; the protein is encoded by the coding sequence ATGCACGTGAGCCGGTGTGTCGTCCCGGTCGCGACGCGCGCGCCCAGCGGCGATACCAACGCCTATCTGCTCCGAGCGACATCGGGGTCGTCTCCGACCGACGAGCGGCGACGCAGCGAGTCCGAGACCGGTCCCGCGATCCTCGTCGACCCGGCGGCCCGAACCGACGACCTCGATCGACTCGTCGCCGACCACGCCGTCGAGCACGTCCTCGTCACCCACACGCATCCCGATCACGTCGGTGCCGTCGACGCCTACGCCGACGAGACCGACGCCACGGTCTGGGCCCGGTACGGCCGAACCGACCGCTTCCGCGACGCGACGGGCCGCGAGCCCGACCGCACGTTCGCGCCCGGAACGACCGTTCCGCTCGGTGACGACCGCGTTCGCGTCCTCGACGCGCCCGGCCACGCCCCGGACCACGTGGCCCTCGAGGTCGGTCGCGGCGGCCCGATCGTCTGTGGCGACTGTGCGGTCCGCGAGGGCAGCGTCGTCGTCGGCGCGCCCGAAGGTGACATGCGCGCGTACGTGACGACGCTGCGCCGGCTCTGGGCGCGGAATCCGCCGGCGCTCCATCCGGGTCACGGCCCGGAGATCGACGCTCCCCGCGAGGCCCTTGAGCGACTGCTCGCCCACCGCGACGAGCGCGAAGAGCGGGTGGTCGCGGCCGTCCGCGACGGTGCGGAAACGCTCGACGGGGTCCTCGACGCGGCATACAAGAAGGATCTCTCGGGCGTGCGCGACCTTGCGCGGGCGACGGTGGTGGCTCACCTCGAGAAACTCGCCGTCGAGGGACGGGTCGCGTGGGACGGCGAGCGCGCGACGCCGCCCGCGGACGACTGA